The genomic region AAAACCTGCCAGAGGTTCAAACGCTTTTTATTCCTAAAAGGTAGTGGTGGTGGTCGTCGTCTCGGTTGGTTTGGGTCGGTGGATCACCCAATAACCCAAATAATCCAGATTCAGTTTCACTCACAATCGCAATCCACGCTACCCTCCTGGGTTTTTCTCCTAACCCAAGTTTATATACTGTAAGTAATTTTCTTTGCCTTTTTTTTCTTCTGGGTTTTGCTGATTGTATCAAAATCGTTTAATGAAAAAATATATTTCGACAGGTTTTCGTAACAATTTCGCCAAACTGAAAAGATTCCGGCTTTGAAACTGAGTTTCTCCAAAATGGGAATCGGAAGCAGTAGCGCCGGTCGCCGGAGGCACCGGCCGCCTCCGCCTCCGGCTATTCCACAACCCGAAAACGGTGGGGGTAGATACCCTTACCCTGGTGCCTCACCACCTTACCCGCCTCAATATCCAAACGAACCAATCCCCAATCCGGGGCAGTTCCACCAATACCCCACCGGACCTAATCCAAGTCATGCTCAGTTTTACCACTACTCCGCATTCTACCCACCGCCGCCGCCGGTGCCGGGGGTGTACCACCGCGGAGGGGCGTTCATGGGCCCACCTCCTCCGCCGGGGAATTGGGTTCCGGGGCAGTACCCTTGTGGTGCTCCCCCGCCTCTTCCGGGTGCTCCCTTTGTTGAGCATCAGAAGACTGTCACTATTAAGAATGATGTGAATATCAAGAAGGATTCTTTGAGGGTCGAGCCGGATGAGGAGAATCCTGGCAAGTTTGTTGTTGCCTTCACTTTTGATGCCGCCGCACCTGGAAGGTAGACTTGCTTGAATTTCATGAGTGAGGTTTGTTGGTATATGATCAATGCGTAGTGGTGTTTGTACTTATTGAATTGCATTGGATTTTTTTGAATTGAAGTTAGATGTGGGGTTCATATTGGGTAGTATTTATATGCGCTCTTGAGTTGAATGTGGGTTTAATTGATCAAGTGAACTTTCTAAAACATATGAGTAGTCTAAAGGGGTGCAGTCTAGCTCAAGTGTGGGTAAAAGTTCTTGGTGACATGGTTGTCAGTGAATCTGTATTTGTTGAAGAGAATCAGAATGTTTGTTTTGTAGAGATAAGTATGATTACCCAAACGCTTGTACTTACTAAGTTGTTATCTTCAATGTTGAATAGCAGATTCTTACATATTTCTTTTAGTGTCAGATACATTCATATGATGCTTTTGAAATCAGGATTCCTCTTTGCTTACATTTATTCCCTGTTTTGGTGCTACAGCATTACCGTCATGTTTTTTGCTAAAGAAGATGCAGACTTTAACTTGATAGCGACAAAGGAGAGCTTGCTTAGCCCTGTCAAAGTGCCGTTCGACAAAGGTCTTGGTCAAAAGTTTAGACAACCTTGCGGAACTGGGATCAACTTTTCATTTTTTGAGGAGATAGGGTTGACAAAAGAGGAGGACGCAGAAGTTTATCCTCTTGTGGTGAAGGCTGAAGCACACACCACAAATGATGGTGAACGGGAATCAGATGGAAATTCTGCTGGAAACTCTCAGATCACACAGGCAGTGTTTGAAAAGAAGGAGAATGGTGAGTACAAAGTGCGGGTGATGAAACAGATACTATGGGTGGATAATATGAGGTATGAGCTGCAGGAGATCTATGGTATTGGGAATGCAGTTGAAGGTGAACAAAATGATAATGAAGCGGGAAAAGAATGTATAATTTGCTTGTCAGAACCTCGAGATACAACTGTCCTCCCTTGCCGGCATATGGTACGTGGGGATTTTACTTCTTCCTTTCTTTTCTATTTTCTTCCTTTGGAGTGCACTCTTGTGGTTGAAAAAAAAAAGGTCACTTCAGTTAGCGTAATCTCTTCAGCGTACATAGAAATGACACAAAACATTATTACCATTCTCTCCACACCTCTTTTAACTCCTGTAAATTTATGTTTGTCCACAGTAGATTTGTTGTTATCTGTAGAAAACAATGAGCGTTGCGTATGATTAAATCCTCCTTTTTAATCAGTCACCTTTGTCTGATTTTAATTGTTTTAGGTTCATCAAAATTTTTTATTATAATTTTGTTAAATGTTATTTACGTTCTATTTTTGGTGACTGCAGTGCATGTGCAGTGGTTGTGCCAAGGTTTTGAGGTTCCAGACAAATAGATGCCCTGTCTGTAGGCAACCAGTTGAACGCCTCTTGGAAATCAAGGTGAACAATGCAGCTGATGGTGCTTTAGGTTAGTATACTATGACTAAATGCTGTAAAATCCATCTAAAAAGGAAAAAGAACAATACAGAAGCATACGACGCCCAACTTTCTACGTATATTGCACACTAAGAACCATAGTACCTCGTGTCGGAGAGTTGGTTATACTGTATTTTTTTCAGAAAAGAATAAAATGATGAAAATAATTATAGTCTCTTTAGTTTTCAGAACTCCATTGTTTTCTTTCCTTGTAATAGTTTCGCAGACCGTAGTTAGATTTACTTGTTTTGGAGTGCTTAATAGAGTTGACAAATTATATTGATTGTTTTTGTTGTTTGGCTTGTTCTAAACCTTTTTGGTTTCAGTATATTTGTTTATGGAACATATGTTATTGTTACTTGCAAGTTTCTGCAGATGTTTTCACTGATCTTGCTGTTGTTGACGTACTGTATCTGAATCTGGCTTTGTTGTTAAATTTGGAGTATCAAAACGTATATTCATTAAATTGTTTGTCTTGTTTTTGATTCAAAATCAACTCGAAATATGCTTCTTCTGCTTCTTCCATTCTTATTTTATTACATATCTACTAGAGTAAATGTGTGCGTCAATTTTTTTTTTAATATTTTCTCATACTTATTGAAATAAGGTTCGATGCATGATTACCATTATTACGTAAAGCAATCGTTGGGTCATATCCAAATAAAGGGTTTTAAAATGTCATCATGATAAAAATATTAATATCAGATAAAATGAAGGTCAGAAAACAAAACATTGATAGACTCATAAACACAATTTCAATCCAAAATTGACTGCATACGGGTTCTTAACTTGTATTATTTTTATAGTTTACTTCAGTGTGTGAAATTTTATGCATTTAATATCATACGTAGGTATGCCAATGATCTCGGTGTACTTGATTCCTTTGTATAGGTATTAGAATAGGTGTGGGTCACGTCTCATTACAAGAAATTGATATTCTTAAAACTTGATGTCTAAGGAGGGAGGGAGATGAGTTTATAAATCATTTTGGTTTACATTACTCTGGTTCAAGACTTATTCCATTCATGTTATCTTTGATATATGACATTTGTTTACATTTTATGTAAACGTGTCGATAGTTGATAAGATATGAGACGAAAGAACATCTTATTACCCATGTCGCACGGGTATGGCAAGGTCTAAAAATCTCCGTTTAGGCCCGACTAGTCGCTGGCCGTTTAGGCACTGGGCGTCGCCGCACCGTTTCGTTTATGGCCTGGTCTTGAAAGCTAGGTGCTATGTCCTTTTTCTTTTTTTTCTTTTTTTTCTCCTTCAAATTTACAAGTGTCCATTTAGAAGTTTTCCATCTTTGTGTTGCTCTTCACTATAATTAGCCTTTGCTAAAGAAGTGTGGTAATAAAANNNNNNNNNNNNNNNNNNNNTTTAGTTTTTTTTTTTTTTTTTTTTTTTGTCCCAAAGATTTTCCCATGGGCCTGGGTCCGGATCGGTACCCGATTTCGTTTTAATTAGAATACACGCACGCTTAAAGTACGCGGGGTCACATTGCGCAAACACGAAACCTAAAACTGAACTCAACTGGGAGAAACTGATAAGCTCAAGTACACACTCTACTTCTCACACAATGTCTTCTCCAACTGACCTCCCCTCTGTACCTGCAATCCAAACCCCACAATCCCAAATCAACGGCCACGATTCCACAGATCACCCGCAACCCCCGCACGACGCGGAAACCCAACCTCCTCCTCAAGACGACGCCGTTTCAGGGGACAAGCGCAAGCGTGACGTGGAGGAGGAAGAAGGCGGCGATAATAAGACGAAGCAACACCCTCTATGGAAGACCAGCCTCTGCTCCTTCTTCCGCCGCCAGGACGCCTCCTGCGGCCACGGCGCCGGGTGCCGCTACGCCCACAGTGAGGCGGAGCTCCGGCCCCGACCCGATAATACTTGGGACCCGACGTCGGAGCGGGCCAAGAAGGCGTCGTGCGAGGAGGAGAAGGAATGTGCCGCCATTGATGACGTCATGATGACGGAGGCGTTGGAGGATGATGACGAGGACGGTGAGGGAGACGGGTTCGGGTCGGATCCTGCTCTTAGTAAATGCCTGGTCCATTTGCCCAGGAACTGGAAGTCGGATAAGTTGAAGGAGTTCCTTAGTGAGCAGGCAAGTAATTTGTTTTTACTTGCTGGTTTTTACATTTTAGATTATGAATGTTAACTGTGGAAGTTGGTATATGATAATGAATAGCAGGGTATTCAATATAAATCGGCGAAGAAGAAGAAAGGCATGGCTTTGGGGTTTATGAGTTTCGAAAGTGCAGAACAACTCGAAACTGCTGTCAAGGTACAAACCATGTAATATGTCAAGTACACTTGTATTGGAATTTAGAGGGAGAAAAATGTGTTCTTTGAAATCTGTAATTTACCTTCAAATATAACAGAGTTTTATGATCCTAAGTTCTTAGGAGTTTCAAATATTAGAAGGCAAATGATGGTGTGAAGTACTACATTTCTTTTATAAAAATTATGTAGGAATTGATAGAATTGACTTATATATCTCTGATAGTCACCAGCGACCAATCGACAATTAACTGTCATTTGAAAATCTCTATGTGACAGGCGTTGGATGGGATATCAATTGGGAACAACAATATAAAGGTTGCAGATGTCCTTCCTCGATCATTTGAAAAGAAAACTAAATCAGCATTGGGTTTACCGTTGATTGGGGAGAGTGGGGAAGACTCTATGGTGGCAAATGGGGTTGAGGATGGTGATGGGATGAAGGGACGAAGTGCCCGTACTGTGGTGACTCCCCTTGCTCATATGCCTTACGCTGATCAATTGGAGCAAAAAAAGAGCTCTGTTACACAGATTCTCAAAAAGCTTGTTAGTGAGCTTGTCTTTATTCTCTGTTACGCAGATTCTTACTACCATCTATGTCCTTGTACGTTACCCACGGAAGCCGACTTCTAAACTACTGGAACTTTTATTTTCAGACCAGGAATGCTCGCAAAGCTTGTCCTAATGGTGTTCCACTTCCAGAATGGATTTTAAAGTCTAGGGAAATAGGTGATGGTCATACACCTTACAATTTCAAGATGAATGCTGAAATAAACCTGGAATGCTGTCATATATTCACCATTCTCTTCTGATTTAATTGTTGATTACTGTAGGTGGTCTTCCCTGCATTTTGGAGGGTATACTAGCATCCCCAGTTGTAAATGGATATCGTAACAAGTGCGAGTTTTCGGTTGGGCATTCTCTACAGGGAAAAGTAACTGTGGGGTTTATGCTTGGAAACTTTAGGTACTTGCATTTTTATTGAAGTTTTTGGTGGTTCATCTGGGCTTTATTTTTACTGAATGAACTCTTTACAGGGAGGGTGTTACAGCAGTTGAGGAACCTTTAGACTGCCCAAATGTTTCTGCAATTTCTTGCAAATTTGCTTCTATCTTTCAGGAATTTTTGCAACAATCAAGTTTACCAGTTTGGAACAGATTTAAGAATAATGGTTTCTGGCGTCAATTGACGGTAAGTATATTTCTGTATGACATATCGTAACTGCTTCTGTTCCAAGTAGAGAAATACATAATCTACTGCGATGTACCTGAAAAGTGGTGTAATCCTTTCAATCATTGAACATGTGGTGTTTTGATATGTCTTCTAAGGTTCGAGAAGGGAGATCAGGCTCGGTCTCTGATGCTGAAAATTGTGAGCTCAACATGTCAGAGATCTTGCTTATGGTTCAGGTTAGTATATTTACTAGTGTTCTTTTTTTTTTTTTTTTTGTTCCCTTTCCCTTTTTTACAGTAGTGAATTTAGTTAAAAATTGGAGAGAAAACTGTGATTGAAACATTGACAAATCATATAACTAAACCAATTTAATGTTCTCACCCTCATCGTTTTATAGGTGTCAATTGCGGGATTTGACAATTCACTGGTGACCAGTGAGTTTGAGAGGCTTGCACAAGCTTTTTCTGCAGGTGCCACGGAAAATTCTCCATCTTTACCTTTAACAGCTTTTGTAATTCAGGTACTTATTCCCCGTGTCCAAGTTTTCTATAAACTTACTCATAACAAAAGTTTGTAACAATGTCAGGTGAAATTATGCTCAATGATAGGTTGGGTCTATTTCAATAGAATGTTGGTCCTTTTGCGTTCTGAATTTTATCTTTAATTAAAAGCATGATCTTTTTATGATGATTTTTTTTTTTTCAGGATCACCAAGGAATATCAAATGTAGCACCAGCTGATGCTCCATTACACTCATTATGTATTTCTAAAGCCGAGAATGGTTCTGAAATCCAGGCCACCAACAACATGACAGAACCAAAAATTCATGACTATATAAGCAATCTTCGCTTCTGTATATCACCAACGGCATTTTTCCAGGTGGGCATCAGATTGTTGTGTTCTTCATGCTCAGCAGAAAGGTTTATCTTGCAATAGTAATTATTCATATATTCAATTATATTGCAGGTTAATACCCTTGCTGCAGAGAAACTATACTCACTTGCAGGGGATTGGGCTGAGTTGGGTCCTCATACCTTGCTATTTGACGTATGTTGTGGGACAGGAACAATTGGGCTGACTTTAGCACATCGTGTTGGTATGGTAATAGTCAAGATCCTAGCCTTCCCAAATCTTGTTTTTAAATTTCCTCTAGTTGTTAAAACTTGCATTCCCTGTATTTTTATTTTTTTGCAGGTTGTTGGCATCGAAATGAATGCTTCTGCAGTTTTAGATGCTCAGAGGAATGCTGAAATTAATGGCATAAAGAACTGTAGATTTGTGTGTTCAAAGGTGAGAATAAGGGCTGTCATTCTCATCTATTTATTGATTTATATAATTTAAAGTATATTATGCCTTTTGATCAATGAACAAATACATTGTACTTTGGTGCAATCAAGGGAAGAAATTCACTTTTTCCCCCAATCAACTCACTAATTTTTTTTATTTTATTTTTTAATATTTTTTTTGGAAGAATTTGTAATTTCTTTTATTTGGGATGTTGTCATCCATCATGCAACAGGCAGAGGATGTGATGCGGTCTTTATTGGAAGAGTACCTTACTGTACCTGAGAAGCAAGTCACTAATGCCATTGAAGGTAGTGACAAAGCTATAGTTACTGACGAAAAGAAAATAGTTGCCACTGATGAAGAGATAATAAAGGATGAAAAACCCAACCCTGAAGAGAGTTCAAGCCATGAGCCTGAAAATGGTAAAACTGCATCTGATAGTATAGAAAATGGCATGCATGAACTTCAGCAAAGTTGCAGCTCTGAAAAGAACAAAAGTCCAGTCCGGTGTTTCAAGAATATTGTTGCTATTGTTGATCCTCCACGCAGCGGACTTCATCCAACAGTAAGTTTGATTCCATTCGACATATATGCATAATTTTTGCTCCCAATTGTTTCCATCTCACATTCATTTCGGTATACAGTATATTTAGATTTCCCACAATGTTCGTGACATGTTCTTGGTCGGGTGATCTATTTTTATTTATTTTAGATAAAAAATGTACTTGTAACAAGCATCTGTGGACTTAAATTTAGATAAAACGATACTGGCTACAACATATGCACCTAACAATGTCAATGTCATTGATGATTTTTGTATTTTGATGCCAATATACACTCTGAATCTAGTTGAACCTGATTATTGTTCATTTATGCAGGTGATCAAAGCTCTGAGAACTCATTCTGGATTACGGAGGCTTGTGTTAGTTTTCATGCTTTTCCCCTTGAGTTTATAAGCTTCATTTATTTACTGGAATCTAACTTTTATTCTTATTTGGTGTAGCTACATCTCCTGCAATCCTGAAACCTTGGTGGCAAATGCCATCGAACTTTGTACACCTTCCCCTGATAAAATTGAAAAGAACAAGAACAACCGAGCTTGGAGAAACATGAGCAGTGCCGGTCTGGCACGGCACAGGGCAAAGTCTATGCCCGCTTCAGAGCCTTTTCGACCTGTAAAAGCAATGGCAGTTGACCTGTTTCCACATACTGTACACTGCGAATTGGTAATGCTGCTTGAGAGGTAGGTGAGCTATAGTGAATCTAGGAATGTTGTAACATGCTTGTAGCTGGATTAGTCCACTGATCTAAGTGAAGTCTGCAGATAATTTCATTTGTTTACCAAATTTAGCATCTATTATTACTTCTTTTAAAAGCTATCTACCTTTTTTGTATTTTTCATTTTTAATTCTTGAACATATGATGTTCTTATTCCAAATATTCTGTGTTTTGACCAAAGTGGTGGTTTTCTATACTGTCTAGTGTCTAGTCACCAAAAAAGGAAAGAAAGCTGCAATAAGACTAATTATTAGGGTTTTTCTTTTTACTATGAAAACTTTGAAAGGTGATAAAAAATTACAAACTTCAACCCAATGGGGTTGGTCTAGTGGTAGCATGGCGTGAGTGGGGTGGATATTGCCGGAGTACTCCACCTAGTTTGGTTGAACCGCAGCTTGGGAAGAGCATTCATTGCTTCCGTTCCCAGGATGATAGGTCACTTGGCCTCCATTTTATATCCAAAAAAAAAAAAAGAAAATTACAAAGTTACAAACTCCTAAATCCTAATGCTACTGTTGGAATGTGCATTATTTTCTTCAAAGGGGGACTTAAAGTCGATGGTTGACTTTAAGATGTGGAACAAGGCGGGAAGTGATGGGAGGATTCCGGCAGCCACCTACAGGTCAAACCTTATATAATTGT from Fragaria vesca subsp. vesca linkage group LG3, FraVesHawaii_1.0, whole genome shotgun sequence harbors:
- the LOC101315417 gene encoding probable E3 ubiquitin-protein ligase LOG2-like is translated as MGIGSSSAGRRRHRPPPPPAIPQPENGGGRYPYPGASPPYPPQYPNEPIPNPGQFHQYPTGPNPSHAQFYHYSAFYPPPPPVPGVYHRGGAFMGPPPPPGNWVPGQYPCGAPPPLPGAPFVEHQKTVTIKNDVNIKKDSLRVEPDEENPGKFVVAFTFDAAAPGSITVMFFAKEDADFNLIATKESLLSPVKVPFDKGLGQKFRQPCGTGINFSFFEEIGLTKEEDAEVYPLVVKAEAHTTNDGERESDGNSAGNSQITQAVFEKKENGEYKVRVMKQILWVDNMRYELQEIYGIGNAVEGEQNDNEAGKECIICLSEPRDTTVLPCRHMCMCSGCAKVLRFQTNRCPVCRQPVERLLEIKVNNAADGALG
- the LOC101314834 gene encoding zinc finger CCCH domain-containing protein 24-like — encoded protein: MSSPTDLPSVPAIQTPQSQINGHDSTDHPQPPHDAETQPPPQDDAVSGDKRKRDVEEEEGGDNKTKQHPLWKTSLCSFFRRQDASCGHGAGCRYAHSEAELRPRPDNTWDPTSERAKKASCEEEKECAAIDDVMMTEALEDDDEDGEGDGFGSDPALSKCLVHLPRNWKSDKLKEFLSEQGIQYKSAKKKKGMALGFMSFESAEQLETAVKALDGISIGNNNIKVADVLPRSFEKKTKSALGLPLIGESGEDSMVANGVEDGDGMKGRSARTVVTPLAHMPYADQLEQKKSSVTQILKKLTRNARKACPNGVPLPEWILKSREIGGLPCILEGILASPVVNGYRNKCEFSVGHSLQGKVTVGFMLGNFREGVTAVEEPLDCPNVSAISCKFASIFQEFLQQSSLPVWNRFKNNGFWRQLTVREGRSGSVSDAENCELNMSEILLMVQVSIAGFDNSLVTSEFERLAQAFSAGATENSPSLPLTAFVIQDHQGISNVAPADAPLHSLCISKAENGSEIQATNNMTEPKIHDYISNLRFCISPTAFFQVNTLAAEKLYSLAGDWAELGPHTLLFDVCCGTGTIGLTLAHRVGMVVGIEMNASAVLDAQRNAEINGIKNCRFVCSKAEDVMRSLLEEYLTVPEKQVTNAIEGSDKAIVTDEKKIVATDEEIIKDEKPNPEESSSHEPENGKTASDSIENGMHELQQSCSSEKNKSPVRCFKNIVAIVDPPRSGLHPTVIKALRTHSGLRRLVYISCNPETLVANAIELCTPSPDKIEKNKNNRAWRNMSSAGLARHRAKSMPASEPFRPVKAMAVDLFPHTVHCELVMLLER